The genomic DNA AGAGGAAGTTTCACGTGAAGCACGCCTCACGTCTGCCTGTTCATTCGTCATTTTTCCTGGAAGCCTGCAGAAAGGACGGCTGGGGTTAGTTTGTGGTCTCTGACATGTTAAAATTAAATTTCACTTAGGTCTTTATCTGATCTCGGTATATtctgttgttttattttaaCTGCATTTATGTTCTTATCAAATACAAGGACATGCAAAACCGAAAGCATTTCTAAGAGATTAAATAATATGGGATGAACTAAATGGAAATATTTGATGTATGTAGATTCTTAATACTAGAAAACATACCAAACATATGTGATTGTGATTAACCTTCTGAGTTTCAGCAGCCATAAGTGTCTCCAGCTCAGTCATCCAGCCCAGGGCCTCTGCAAGCTTCCTTACCCCACTCACCACATCACCCAGCTCAGCCACGTCATTGTACCGTGGAGTGCCCCAGGCGAAAGGCCCTACCAGATCACGATTTATCAGGAGGCGGGGCACAGAACCCCGCACAGCTCCAGCCAAGCTGGCAAAGGGCTCCACCTGCAGATGCCCGATCAGAACATTACAGCCAGCAAGAAGCAGC from Brachyhypopomus gauderio isolate BG-103 chromosome 12, BGAUD_0.2, whole genome shotgun sequence includes the following:
- the sirt3 gene encoding NAD-dependent protein deacetylase sirtuin-3, mitochondrial isoform X3, yielding MAGIPPKMLVEAHGTFATATCTVCRRDYKGEELRNDIMEGVVPNCPHCKGVIKPDIVFFGEELPRHFFLYLTDFPVTDLLIIMGTSLEVEPFASLAGAVRGSVPRLLINRDLVGPFAWGTPRYNDVAELGDVVSGVRKLAEALGWMTELETLMAAETQKVNHNHICLASRKNDE